One genomic region from Salvia hispanica cultivar TCC Black 2014 chromosome 2, UniMelb_Shisp_WGS_1.0, whole genome shotgun sequence encodes:
- the LOC125204380 gene encoding uncharacterized protein LOC125204380, with the protein MDTLSTSLNPIFTIPKSNLKNHHHHPSIPSKSKPKTTKLSNKTTSFTTQNHFLPPHINSSRPSSPLKQYPKPPEPHHRPSTGYAVALLDAARRHNAVGAVRRDVGRLLRWLRDDQLRHVMADPDLTAKGELVKEVVKQGRFEKHLVKLVKLLAEKAKLDLLVSVLSEFGRICDELSVRNDQVVLVPCGVKMEETQMLEIVERIQRVTGADKVTLTKLVHPIIV; encoded by the coding sequence ATGGACACCCTCTCAACCTCCCTCAATCCAATCTTCACTATCCCCAAATCCAATCTCAaaaaccaccaccaccacccttcaatcccatccaaatccaaaccCAAAACCACCAAACTCTCAAACAAAACCACCTCTTTCACCACCCAAAACCACTTCCTCCCTCCCCACATCAACTCCTCTCGACCATCCTCGCCGCTCAAACAGTACCCCAAGCCACCGGAGCCCCACCACCGCCCTTCCACGGGCTACGCCGTCGCGCTGCTCGACGCCGCACGGCGCCACAACGCGGTGGGCGCAGTCCGCAGAGACGTCGGGCGGCTGTTGAGATGGCTGCGCGACGACCAGCTCCGCCACGTGATGGCGGACCCTGATTTGACGGCGAAGGGAGAGTTAGTGAAGGAGGTGGTGAAGCAAGGCCGGTTTGAGAAGCATTTGGTTAAACTGGTGAAGCTCTTGGCGGAGAAAGCTAAGCTGGATTTGTTGGTGTCAGTGTTGTCGGAATTCGGAAGGATTTGTGACGAACTTAGCGTGAGGAATGATCAGGTGGTGCTGGTTCCATGTGGGGTGAAAATGGAGGAAACTCAGATGTTGGAGATAGTTGAGAGGATTCAGAGGGTGACTGGAGCCGATAAGGTCACTTTAACAAAATTAGTTCATCCTATAATTGtgtaa
- the LOC125207219 gene encoding ras-related protein RABA3-like, which produces MNQEMSEEERIAYVFKVVVIGDSAVGKTQLLSRFAKNEFCLDSKSTIGVEFQTRTVSISSKLVKAQIWDTAGQERYRAVTSAYYRGALGAMLVYDVTKRQSFDHVARWVDELRAHADASIVIMLIGNKADLVDSRAVPAEDAVEFAETQNLFFFETSALSGENVEPAFLKLLHEIYDVVSKKALDSSNLVKPNGGLLSGLKIEAAQSEVSEMKNLSTCSC; this is translated from the exons ATGAATCAAGAGATGAGCGAGGAGGAGAGGATAGCCTACGTGTTCAAAGTGGTGGTGATCGGCGACTCCGCCGTCGGGAAGACTCAGCTGCTGTCGAGGTTCGCGAAGAACGAGTTCTGCTTGGACTCCAAGTCCACCATCGGCGTCGAATTTCAGACCAGAACCGTCTCCATCAGTTCTAAACTCGTCAAGGCCCAGATCTGGGACACCGCCGGCCAGGAGAG gTATAGAGCTGTGACGAGCGCGTACTACAGGGGAGCCCTGGGGGCAATGCTGGTGTACGACGTGACGAAGCGGCAGAGCTTCGACCACGTGGCGAGATGGGTGGATGAGCTCAGGGCTCACGCCGACGCCTCTATTGTTATTATGTTGATCGGTAACAAGGCTGATCTCGTCGACTCCAGAGCTGTTCCCGCTGAGGATGCTGTGGAGTTCGCAGAGACCCAAAATTTGTTCTTCTTTGAGACGTCGGCGCTCAGCGGTGAGAATGTGGAGCCTGCGTTTCTGAAGCTGCTTCACGAAATCTATGATGTGGTTTCTAAGAAGGCCTTGGATAGCAGCAATTTGGTGAAGCCCAATGGGGGGCTGTTGTCAGGGTTGAAGATCGAAGCTGCTCAGTCTGAAGTTAGTGAGATGAAGAACTTGTCTACCTGTTCTTGCTGA